A genomic region of Desulfobulbaceae bacterium DB1 contains the following coding sequences:
- a CDS encoding IS110 family transposase, with protein MARKGKDTRLLSVIHPICCGLDVHKGKISACLITMDQTGKEAYEIREYGTFTDELIELREWLIDSHCPIVAMESTGVYWRPVHNIIEGYLEVILVNARHVKNVPGRKTDIEDSRWLAGLLRVGLVRGSFIPEKSVRHWRELGRSRKKYSQSLGDHKRRVHKVFETANIKIDSVVSDLFGVTGRNLIELLCAAESPIGLEQIEQCTKGSLKSKVKELYRSIQGFFEDHHRFLLMSLMRMITIIETEIAIITERMQAMMSSHDDIISRLDVVPGINEVSAQYVLGELGPTLQEFSSSGALASWSGLCPGNNESAGKRRSGKSPVRKHVFKTVMVEIAWAAVKTKGTYYRDKYYRIRARLGPRKAIVAIAHRILKAIYAIIKNGEEYKELGEDYLSRKNAENKITILKRKAKELGYELVPIAAS; from the coding sequence ATGGCCAGGAAGGGAAAAGATACCAGATTACTATCAGTCATACACCCAATTTGTTGTGGACTTGATGTTCACAAAGGGAAAATTTCAGCCTGCTTGATCACAATGGACCAAACAGGCAAAGAAGCATACGAAATACGCGAGTATGGCACATTCACCGATGAACTTATCGAGTTACGGGAGTGGTTGATAGATAGCCACTGTCCCATTGTTGCCATGGAAAGCACAGGAGTATACTGGCGTCCGGTTCATAATATAATTGAAGGGTACCTGGAAGTCATTCTTGTCAATGCTCGTCATGTAAAAAATGTACCAGGCCGCAAGACCGACATTGAAGATAGCCGCTGGCTTGCTGGTTTACTCAGGGTAGGACTTGTCCGTGGCAGCTTTATTCCCGAGAAGTCAGTTCGCCATTGGCGGGAATTGGGTCGGAGCAGGAAGAAATACAGTCAAAGTCTCGGAGACCACAAAAGACGTGTTCATAAGGTTTTCGAGACGGCCAATATCAAGATCGACAGTGTTGTATCAGATCTTTTTGGAGTAACGGGTCGGAATCTGATAGAGCTTCTCTGTGCCGCGGAATCACCAATCGGCCTTGAGCAAATAGAACAATGCACCAAGGGCAGTTTGAAGTCGAAAGTAAAAGAGTTGTATCGAAGCATACAGGGCTTTTTTGAAGATCACCATCGTTTCTTGCTGATGAGTTTGATGAGGATGATCACAATCATCGAGACGGAAATAGCCATCATCACAGAACGGATGCAGGCAATGATGTCCAGCCATGATGACATAATCAGCCGTCTTGATGTTGTTCCGGGGATAAATGAAGTTTCTGCTCAATATGTCCTCGGTGAACTTGGACCAACCCTGCAAGAGTTTTCCTCCTCAGGGGCACTGGCGTCCTGGTCAGGATTATGCCCGGGGAACAATGAAAGTGCAGGCAAAAGGCGTAGCGGGAAGTCGCCTGTTCGCAAGCATGTTTTCAAGACTGTCATGGTGGAGATAGCCTGGGCGGCGGTAAAAACAAAAGGGACGTATTACCGAGACAAATATTACCGGATTCGAGCCCGATTAGGTCCACGAAAAGCCATTGTGGCAATAGCCCATCGGATACTGAAGGCCATTTACGCAATTATCAAGAATGGTGAGGAATATAAAGAGCTTGGAGAGGATTATCTTTCCAGGAAGAATGCCGAGAACAAGATAACCATATTGAAAAGAAAGGCAAAAGAATTGGGTTATGAACTGGTGCCCATTGCGGCATCATAA